A window from Citrus sinensis cultivar Valencia sweet orange chromosome 5, DVS_A1.0, whole genome shotgun sequence encodes these proteins:
- the LOC107176361 gene encoding uncharacterized protein LOC107176361 codes for MKQVAAAIAFFLVIVHTCSSTNSIAPNSPPTLVDGVCKQTENYADCVSALQLNPRTSAASDLKSLARIVLETAIANTTNSKDYFELMTKSKRTAPSLMPTLKNCISSYARTVALFNSTIMELDSDITAATYDALLGYLGSWYCGDSLNSTRLDVPSIKIRVYYLDLYGIIGYRITKQLSG; via the coding sequence atgaaACAAGTAGCAGCAGCCATTGCTTTCTTCCTAGTTATTGTTCATACTTGTTCCTCAACAAATTCCATAGCTCCAAATTCTCCACCAACTTTAGTTGATGGTGTTTGCAAACAAACCGAAAATTATGCAGACTGTGTTTCAGCTCTTCAACTTAACCCAAGAACTTCAGCAGCATCGGATTTAAAATCTCTGGCAAGAATCGTTCTAGAGACAGCAATAGCTAACACAACAAACAGCAAagattattttgaattaatgacAAAGAGCAAAAGAACAGCTCCAAGTTTAATGCCAACACTAAAGAATTGCATATCCAGCTATGCTCGTACAGTTGCATTATTTAATAGTACAATAATGGAGCTAGATTCTGATATAACCGCGGCGACTTACGATGCTCTGCTTGGTTACCTCGGATCCTGGTACTGTGGAGATTCATTGAATTCTACTCGGCTTGATGTCCCATCGATTAAGATTAGAGTTTATTATCTTGATTTGTACGGTATCATTGGATATCGTATTACGAAGCAGCTTAGTGGCTGA
- the LOC107176362 gene encoding uncharacterized protein LOC107176362: MKQVAAAVIAFLLLLLVHSSSSTKSYSTASNWPSASLVDDVCKQSDTTYGDCVSTLESDPRTRTASDLRSLARIVLETAHANTTKSKEHFEIMAKSSMTAPDLMAALKKCIFGYDRAAALFSSSRMKIDLDITAASYDAIAAHAGALFCAYQYNSTTRIDVQTIRARNIYLESYATIAFVIINQLGG, encoded by the coding sequence ATGAAACAAGTAGCAGCAGCCGTCATTgctttcttattattattgcttgtTCATTCTTCTTCCTCAACAAAGTCATATTCCACAGCTTCCAATTGGCCATCAGCTTCATTAGTTGATGATGTTTGCAAACAGAGTGATACTACTTATGGAGACTGTGTTTCAACTCTGGAATCCGATCCACGAACCCGAACAGCATCGGACCTCAGATCTCTGGCAAGAATTGTTCTAGAGACAGCACACGCTAACACAACAAAGAGCAAAGAACATTTTGAAATAATGGCAAAGAGCAGCATGACTGCACCAGATCTAATGGCAGCCCTAAAGAAATGTATCTTTGGTTATGATCGTGCAGCTGCATTATTCAGCTCTTCGAGAATGAAGATAGATTTGGACATAACGGCAGCGAGTTACGATGCAATAGCTGCTCATGCTGGAGCCTTGTTCTGTGCATATCAGTATAATTCCACCACTCGGATTGATGTTCAAACCATTAGGGCGAGAAATATTTATCTGGAATCCTACGCTACTATTGCATTTGTTATTATCAATCAGCTTGGTGGCTGA